From Microcystis aeruginosa NIES-2549, a single genomic window includes:
- a CDS encoding FAD-dependent oxidoreductase — protein MSLVASLLDRVSPQSLQQLRASDRAWQALRLENPLIPTVINQSQESLGDTDFDLVIAGGTLGIFIGAALQTRGWRVALLERGILRGREQEWNISRLELSSFLELDLLTEAELNQAIATEYNPARVGFYQGYELWVRDILNIGVNPVYLLETLKTKFLEAGGKLLENSGFSGAIIHTDGVMVKTGEVTLKTRLLIDAMGHFSAIAKQARKGEKPDGVCLVVGSCGQGFPSNETGDLIYSFTPILHQCQYFWEAFPARDGRTTYLFTYLDTHPDRFSLEFLMEEYLRLLPEYQKVDLEAVNFQRFLAGFFPAYRQSPLKMPWSRILAVGDSSGSQSPVSFGGFGAMVRHLKRLTFAIEEALQIDALNREDLAILQPYQPNISVTWLFQKTMSVAMSANPNPNQINDLMSGVFRVMDKLGDEVLKPFLQDVVQFSSLSKTLPLVNPQLVLPMIPQVGISPFIDWTGHYLNLALYSGLYPLAATLKPVLEKLPDRQKYLYHRYLDSWKYGSGGDFISNQ, from the coding sequence ATGTCTTTAGTTGCATCTTTACTCGATCGAGTATCTCCTCAGAGTTTACAACAATTGCGAGCCAGTGATCGAGCTTGGCAAGCTTTGCGTTTAGAAAATCCGCTTATTCCCACGGTAATTAATCAAAGTCAAGAATCTTTAGGAGATACGGATTTTGATCTAGTTATTGCCGGGGGAACTTTGGGAATTTTCATCGGGGCTGCTTTACAAACCAGGGGCTGGCGTGTGGCATTATTAGAAAGAGGTATTCTGCGCGGTCGTGAGCAGGAGTGGAATATTTCACGTTTAGAATTAAGCAGTTTTTTAGAGTTAGATTTATTGACCGAAGCTGAATTGAATCAAGCGATAGCGACAGAATATAATCCTGCTAGGGTGGGATTTTATCAAGGTTATGAGCTTTGGGTCAGAGATATTTTAAATATTGGTGTTAATCCGGTTTATTTGCTAGAGACTTTAAAAACGAAGTTTTTAGAAGCGGGAGGAAAGTTATTAGAAAATTCGGGATTTAGTGGGGCGATTATTCATACCGATGGAGTAATGGTTAAAACGGGAGAAGTGACTTTAAAAACCCGTTTATTAATCGATGCCATGGGTCATTTTTCAGCAATTGCAAAACAGGCAAGAAAAGGAGAAAAACCCGATGGAGTTTGTTTAGTGGTGGGTAGTTGCGGTCAGGGTTTTCCCAGTAATGAAACTGGTGATTTGATTTATTCTTTTACCCCAATCTTGCACCAATGTCAATACTTTTGGGAAGCATTTCCCGCTAGGGATGGTCGGACAACTTATTTATTTACCTATCTTGATACCCATCCCGATCGCTTTAGTTTAGAATTTTTGATGGAGGAGTATTTAAGATTACTGCCGGAGTATCAAAAGGTGGATTTAGAAGCGGTAAACTTTCAGCGTTTTCTAGCGGGTTTTTTCCCTGCCTATCGTCAAAGTCCTTTAAAAATGCCTTGGTCAAGAATTCTGGCAGTGGGAGATAGTAGCGGTAGTCAATCTCCGGTAAGTTTTGGTGGTTTTGGGGCAATGGTCAGACATTTAAAAAGGCTAACTTTCGCCATCGAGGAAGCTTTACAAATTGATGCTTTAAACCGAGAAGATTTAGCTATTTTACAACCCTATCAACCGAATATATCGGTAACTTGGCTATTTCAAAAAACCATGAGTGTTGCCATGTCTGCTAACCCTAATCCCAATCAAATTAATGACTTAATGAGTGGAGTTTTTCGGGTAATGGACAAGTTAGGAGATGAGGTCTTAAAACCATTTTTACAGGATGTGGTGCAGTTTTCTTCCCTCTCAAAAACTTTGCCTTTGGTTAATCCTCAATTAGTTTTACCGATGATTCCACAAGTGGGTATCAGTCCTTTTATCGATTGGACGGGACATTATTTGAATTTAGCTTTGTATAGTGGTTTATATCCCTTGGCAGCCACCTTAAAACCTGTTTTAGAAAAGTTACCCGACAGGCAAAAATATCTTTATCATCGTTATTTAGACAGTTGGAAATATGGCTCTGGGGGAGATTTTATCAGTAATCAGTGA
- a CDS encoding 2-isopropylmalate synthase — protein MNTSPDRVIIFDTTLRDGEQSPGAALNVDEKLTIARALARLGVDVIEAGFPHASPGDFDAVQKIAASVGGEADSPIICGLARTTQKDIKSAADALRPAAKPRIHTFLATSDIHLQYKLKKTRQEVLEIVPEMVAYAKSFLNDVEFSPEDAGRSDPEFLYQVLERAIAAGATTVNIPDTVGYTTPSEFGALIRGIKENVPNIDQAIISVHGHDDLGLAVANFLEAVKNGARQLECTINGIGERAGNASLEELVMALHVRRSYFNPFLGRPAESTEPLTKINTKEIYRTSRLVSNLTGMIVQPNKAIVGANAFAHESGIHQDGVLKHKLTYEIMDAESIGLTHNQIVLGKLSGRNAFRSRLQELGFELSETELNNAFIQFKEMADRKKEITDRDLEAIVNDEIDTVPDHFRLELVQVSCGNSARPTATVTIRTPDGSELSDAAIGTGPVDALCKAIDRVVQIPNELISFSVREVTEGIDALGEVTIRLRYEGRTYSARAADTDIIVASARAYISALNRLHVALQQKEKTPEMLQV, from the coding sequence ATGAATACCAGTCCAGACCGTGTGATTATCTTCGATACCACCCTTCGAGATGGGGAACAGTCCCCGGGTGCCGCTTTAAATGTGGATGAGAAGCTAACCATAGCCCGCGCACTGGCACGACTGGGAGTTGATGTCATTGAAGCGGGTTTTCCCCACGCTAGTCCGGGGGACTTTGATGCGGTGCAGAAAATTGCCGCCAGCGTCGGCGGCGAAGCTGATAGCCCGATTATTTGCGGATTAGCCCGCACTACCCAAAAAGATATAAAATCTGCCGCCGATGCGCTCAGACCCGCCGCCAAGCCGAGAATTCACACCTTCCTAGCCACATCTGATATACACCTCCAATACAAACTTAAGAAGACTCGTCAGGAAGTTCTTGAGATTGTGCCGGAAATGGTGGCCTATGCCAAATCCTTCCTTAATGATGTGGAATTTTCCCCCGAAGATGCCGGCCGCAGCGATCCGGAATTCCTCTACCAAGTCCTCGAAAGAGCGATCGCCGCAGGAGCCACCACCGTTAATATTCCCGATACCGTCGGTTATACCACCCCCAGCGAATTTGGGGCTTTAATCCGTGGTATTAAGGAAAATGTCCCCAATATCGACCAAGCGATTATCTCCGTCCATGGTCACGACGATTTAGGGTTAGCGGTGGCTAATTTCCTCGAAGCAGTTAAAAATGGCGCTCGACAGTTGGAATGTACTATTAATGGTATCGGTGAGCGTGCGGGTAATGCTTCCCTAGAAGAATTGGTGATGGCTCTTCATGTGCGGCGCTCCTATTTTAATCCTTTCCTCGGTCGTCCAGCAGAGTCCACGGAACCTTTAACCAAGATCAACACCAAGGAAATCTATCGCACTTCTCGCCTAGTTTCTAATCTGACCGGCATGATCGTGCAACCGAATAAGGCGATCGTCGGTGCTAACGCTTTCGCACACGAGTCGGGAATCCATCAGGACGGGGTGTTAAAACATAAACTCACCTATGAGATTATGGATGCAGAATCGATCGGTTTGACCCATAATCAGATCGTCCTCGGTAAACTCTCCGGCCGCAACGCTTTTCGCTCTCGTTTACAGGAATTGGGTTTTGAGCTTTCGGAAACGGAACTTAATAACGCTTTCATCCAGTTTAAGGAAATGGCTGATCGCAAAAAGGAAATCACCGATCGCGATCTAGAAGCGATTGTTAACGATGAAATCGATACGGTTCCCGATCACTTCCGCCTTGAATTAGTACAAGTGTCCTGTGGAAATAGTGCCAGACCCACGGCCACGGTAACGATTCGCACTCCCGACGGTAGCGAGTTATCCGATGCGGCCATCGGTACAGGACCGGTGGATGCTCTCTGCAAAGCGATCGATCGAGTGGTGCAGATTCCTAACGAATTAATTTCTTTCTCGGTGCGAGAAGTTACCGAGGGAATCGATGCTTTAGGAGAAGTGACTATCCGTCTCCGTTACGAAGGACGCACCTACTCTGCTCGCGCAGCCGATACCGATATTATTGTCGCCTCCGCTCGCGCCTACATCAGCGCCTTAAACCGTCTCCATGTCGCACTGCAGCAGAAGGAAAAAACCCCAGAAATGCTACAAGTCTAG
- the rpoD gene encoding RNA polymerase sigma factor RpoD: MTQAHDVLTLTEPQLDLDLIDLDEDFDDEDIELELEETSDSNDGKKTRRLASARRRDAARKKPYTEDSIRIYLQEIGRIRLLRAEEEIELARKIADLLKLERIREDFRLYSDAEWGKQVFLFERIEKIIAEKSEKEPKLSDIKAYLGKTELTAPMVEEWLAKSKEYLSAFKRRLYHGRRAKEKMVQSNLRLVVSIAKKYMNRGLSFQDLIQEGSLGLIRAAEKFDHEKGYKFSTYATWWIRQAITRAIADQSRTIRLPVHLYETISRIKKTTKILSQEMRRKPTEEEIATKMEMTIEKLRFIAKSAQLPISLETPIGKEEDSRLGDFIEADGETPEDEVSKNLLREDLENVLDTLSPRERDVLRLRYGLDDGRMKTLEEIGQIFNVTRERIRQIEAKALRKLRHPNRNSILKEYIR; encoded by the coding sequence ATGACGCAGGCCCACGATGTACTAACCCTTACCGAGCCGCAATTGGATTTAGATTTGATTGACCTAGACGAAGACTTCGATGATGAGGATATCGAGTTAGAGCTAGAAGAAACCAGCGATAGCAACGATGGCAAAAAAACCCGCCGCCTTGCCAGCGCTCGTCGTCGCGACGCGGCCAGAAAAAAACCCTATACGGAAGATTCGATTCGGATTTATCTGCAAGAGATTGGCAGGATTCGGTTATTGAGAGCGGAGGAGGAGATCGAATTAGCGAGAAAAATCGCCGATCTACTGAAATTAGAACGCATTCGCGAAGATTTTCGCCTCTATAGCGATGCTGAATGGGGAAAACAGGTTTTCTTGTTCGAGCGCATCGAAAAAATTATCGCCGAAAAATCGGAAAAAGAACCGAAATTATCGGATATTAAGGCTTATTTAGGTAAGACGGAGCTAACGGCTCCCATGGTGGAAGAATGGCTGGCGAAATCAAAGGAATACTTATCGGCCTTTAAGCGTCGATTGTACCATGGTCGTCGCGCTAAGGAAAAAATGGTACAATCGAACCTGCGTTTAGTGGTTTCGATCGCCAAGAAATACATGAATCGCGGTCTTTCCTTCCAAGATTTAATTCAAGAAGGTTCCCTCGGTTTGATCCGCGCCGCCGAAAAATTCGACCACGAAAAGGGTTATAAATTCTCCACCTATGCCACTTGGTGGATTCGTCAAGCCATCACCCGGGCGATCGCCGATCAATCCCGCACCATTCGTCTTCCCGTCCACCTCTACGAAACCATCTCCCGGATCAAAAAAACCACCAAGATTCTTTCTCAGGAAATGCGCCGCAAACCCACCGAGGAAGAAATCGCCACCAAGATGGAGATGACCATCGAAAAACTGCGTTTTATTGCCAAATCTGCTCAATTACCGATTTCTCTAGAGACTCCCATCGGTAAAGAAGAAGATTCTCGTTTAGGAGACTTTATCGAAGCGGATGGGGAAACCCCAGAAGATGAAGTTTCTAAAAATTTATTACGCGAGGATTTAGAAAACGTCCTCGATACCCTTAGTCCTCGCGAACGCGATGTGCTGCGGCTACGCTACGGTTTAGATGACGGCCGGATGAAAACACTCGAAGAAATCGGCCAGATTTTCAACGTTACTCGCGAGCGCATTCGTCAAATAGAAGCCAAGGCCCTGCGGAAACTGCGTCACCCTAACCGTAATAGTATCCTCAAAGAGTACATTCGTTAA
- a CDS encoding BCD family MFS transporter: MATSDISNSTHSSPKPLPKLGLFTMFRLGLFQMGLGIMSLLTLGVLNRIMIDELKVLPFLAAAAIAMHQFVSPARIWFGQRSDGKTIFGHHRSGYVWIGAAVFTALAFIALQVVWQLGLSIQTSGWNTISYAWIALLALIFALYGLALSASSTPFAALLVDVSDEDNRSQLVAIVWSMLMVGIVVGAIVSSRLLDTPNICGTNILTYDPTQSAPIANIPQLQANINPVFAIMPAIVFGLCILATFGVEKKYSRFSSRSTLVQREDQITFKDALQVLTASRQTGLFFTFLLMMTLSLFMQDAIMEPFGGEVFGMCIAQTTQLNAFWGTGTLFGIAATGFMLIPRIGKQKTTKYGCIFATICFILLIFAGFSANQSLLKSSLLFFGLASGMITAGATSLMLDLTAAETAGTFIGAWGLSQAIARGLATVLGGTILNIGKLVFSSPVLAYGLVFLVQALGMILAVWLLSRVDVKEFKENARAAIATVIKGEID; encoded by the coding sequence ATGGCTACCAGCGATATCTCCAATTCTACTCACTCATCCCCAAAACCCCTGCCAAAACTGGGGCTTTTTACCATGTTTCGCTTAGGACTCTTTCAGATGGGACTAGGTATTATGTCTCTGCTGACTTTGGGGGTTCTCAATCGGATTATGATTGATGAGTTAAAAGTTTTACCCTTTCTCGCCGCAGCTGCGATCGCTATGCACCAGTTTGTTAGTCCAGCACGCATCTGGTTTGGGCAAAGATCCGACGGTAAAACTATTTTCGGTCATCATCGCAGCGGTTATGTCTGGATTGGGGCGGCAGTTTTTACCGCTTTAGCTTTTATTGCTTTGCAGGTAGTTTGGCAATTGGGACTTAGTATTCAAACTTCGGGATGGAATACCATTTCCTACGCCTGGATTGCCCTCTTAGCTTTAATTTTCGCCCTCTACGGACTAGCTTTAAGCGCCAGTTCCACCCCTTTTGCTGCCCTCTTGGTGGATGTGTCCGATGAAGATAATCGATCGCAATTAGTTGCTATAGTTTGGTCAATGCTGATGGTGGGAATCGTCGTCGGGGCGATCGTTAGTTCTCGTTTGCTGGATACTCCCAATATCTGCGGTACAAATATTTTGACCTATGATCCGACTCAATCAGCCCCTATAGCCAATATTCCGCAGCTACAGGCGAATATTAACCCCGTGTTCGCGATTATGCCCGCTATCGTTTTCGGTCTCTGCATTTTAGCGACTTTTGGCGTAGAAAAAAAATATTCTCGTTTTAGTAGTCGGTCCACTCTTGTGCAAAGAGAGGATCAAATTACCTTTAAAGATGCCCTACAAGTTCTCACCGCTAGTCGGCAAACCGGTTTATTTTTCACCTTTCTGCTGATGATGACTTTGAGTTTATTTATGCAGGATGCAATTATGGAACCCTTTGGCGGCGAGGTTTTTGGGATGTGTATCGCCCAAACCACCCAATTGAACGCTTTTTGGGGAACCGGAACCCTTTTTGGTATTGCTGCCACGGGTTTTATGCTCATTCCCCGCATCGGTAAACAAAAAACCACTAAATATGGCTGTATTTTTGCAACAATTTGTTTTATTCTCTTGATTTTTGCCGGCTTTTCTGCTAATCAAAGTTTATTAAAATCAAGCTTGCTCTTTTTCGGTTTAGCTTCGGGAATGATTACCGCCGGGGCTACCAGTTTAATGTTAGATTTAACCGCCGCCGAAACCGCAGGAACTTTTATCGGCGCTTGGGGATTATCCCAAGCGATCGCACGGGGATTAGCCACGGTTTTAGGCGGTACGATTTTAAATATCGGTAAACTTGTCTTTTCTAGCCCGGTTTTAGCCTATGGCTTAGTTTTCCTCGTGCAAGCATTGGGAATGATCC
- a CDS encoding Rpn family recombination-promoting nuclease/putative transposase, with protein sequence MYDNVCKFLAENYSRDFAQWLLGEPLSFTQLSPSELSLEPIRADALILLESDQMILHLEFQTEPDPKMSFRMLDYRTRVYRRFPKKTMRQVVIYLKETSSPLVQENAFILPNTRHEYEVLRLWEIAAEEMLGLSGLLPLANLGKTPNRPEILRQVAAKIDNIEGRTEKSNLAAATAILAGLVLSKEIIGSLLREEIMRESVIYQDIRESGKAQGREEGRREEAVSLILRLLNRRLGEISSTLGQQIQELSLEQLETLGEALLDFTSLTDLTTWLLEIEN encoded by the coding sequence ATGTATGATAATGTCTGTAAATTTCTCGCTGAAAATTATAGTCGTGACTTCGCCCAATGGTTATTAGGAGAACCTCTCTCCTTCACCCAATTGAGTCCCTCGGAACTGTCTCTAGAACCGATTCGGGCCGATGCCCTGATTTTGTTAGAATCAGATCAGATGATTCTTCATCTCGAATTCCAGACCGAACCTGACCCAAAAATGTCCTTTCGGATGTTAGATTATCGCACTAGAGTCTATCGTCGCTTCCCCAAAAAAACCATGCGACAAGTGGTAATTTACCTGAAAGAAACCTCATCACCTTTGGTGCAGGAAAACGCTTTTATTCTTCCCAATACCCGTCATGAATATGAAGTGCTTCGTCTCTGGGAAATTGCTGCTGAGGAAATGTTAGGATTATCAGGATTGTTACCCTTGGCCAATCTAGGAAAAACCCCTAATCGTCCCGAAATTCTACGACAAGTAGCCGCAAAAATTGATAATATCGAGGGTAGAACTGAAAAAAGCAATTTAGCCGCCGCTACAGCAATTCTGGCGGGGTTAGTATTAAGTAAGGAAATCATCGGAAGCTTATTAAGGGAAGAAATTATGCGCGAATCAGTTATTTATCAGGATATCCGGGAAAGTGGAAAAGCACAAGGAAGAGAGGAAGGAAGACGAGAAGAAGCGGTTTCTTTGATTCTACGGCTACTTAACCGTCGTTTAGGTGAAATATCCTCGACTTTAGGCCAACAAATCCAAGAACTATCTCTAGAACAATTAGAAACTTTAGGAGAAGCGCTGCTCGATTTTACCAGCTTGACAGATCTGACCACTTGGTTATTGGAGATAGAAAATTAA